A window of the Glaciimonas sp. CA11.2 genome harbors these coding sequences:
- a CDS encoding outer membrane lipoprotein-sorting protein has translation MKNSGRLMSICSDEEGMRDRGAARIFGLSILHTGLLLTMLITGMAMLTIALTAHAIAPVQQGSSAENPQVQTLTVAQIIARNGAARGGIDAWHAVTGLSEVGRMEQVQLSTINGIHKPRSGAHSTIGGGARDRSVPFTLHMQRPHKMYLEIQYHGSTAIQVFDGMQGWTVMPTSSGAVAVKYAPQTAHAAATQQDLDGPLMDSAAKGTKVLLEGLELVDGRNNYRLALTLRDGQVRHLWIDADTFLDTKIDGTRMVGGSVWPVETYFSGYKKVHGLQIPHVLDTAIGGTRTTERIVIDHVMLNPVLSDALFSAPAVTSGP, from the coding sequence ATGAAAAACTCAGGGCGCTTAATGTCAATATGCTCCGACGAGGAGGGGATGCGCGATCGCGGGGCCGCCCGTATCTTCGGTTTGTCCATCTTGCACACCGGATTGCTGCTGACCATGCTTATTACGGGGATGGCGATGCTGACAATCGCCCTCACAGCCCATGCGATCGCTCCGGTTCAACAAGGATCCTCTGCTGAAAATCCGCAAGTACAGACACTCACTGTCGCCCAAATCATCGCCCGCAATGGTGCCGCGCGCGGCGGCATTGACGCATGGCATGCGGTTACAGGTTTAAGTGAGGTCGGCCGGATGGAGCAGGTCCAGCTTAGCACCATCAATGGAATCCACAAACCGCGTTCGGGTGCCCATTCAACCATTGGCGGCGGGGCGCGCGACCGGAGTGTGCCCTTCACCCTGCATATGCAGCGCCCGCATAAGATGTATTTGGAAATTCAATACCATGGGTCGACAGCGATTCAGGTTTTCGATGGGATGCAAGGATGGACGGTGATGCCTACATCTAGCGGGGCTGTAGCGGTGAAATACGCACCGCAGACTGCGCACGCGGCGGCGACGCAACAGGATCTGGATGGTCCGCTGATGGATAGCGCGGCAAAAGGGACTAAAGTGCTCCTCGAAGGCCTCGAATTGGTGGACGGACGTAATAACTATCGCCTCGCCTTAACATTGCGCGACGGTCAGGTGCGGCATCTCTGGATTGATGCCGACACCTTTCTCGATACCAAAATTGACGGCACCCGGATGGTAGGGGGATCAGTTTGGCCGGTAGAGACCTATTTTTCCGGTTACAAGAAAGTACACGGGCTTCAGATCCCCCATGTGCTGGACACCGCGATCGGCGGGACGCGTACCACTGAGCGCATAGTGATTGACCATGTCATGCTCAATCCTGTATTGAGCGATGCCCTTTTTTCTGCGCCCGCTGTGACGTCTGGCCCTTAA